One window of the Rosa rugosa chromosome 3, drRosRugo1.1, whole genome shotgun sequence genome contains the following:
- the LOC133738153 gene encoding receptor-like cytosolic serine/threonine-protein kinase RBK2, with protein MREKVDTCSPVGVLEDFFRSSDSESSTKEPNLDFEITQKSKANSRWNGLVQLLRTKSKRSLASMHPLLKLSKKMSSSMREIITPKLESDSEYPFKSPWKNFSLHELQAATKNFSQENMIGKGGYAEVYKGCLANGQFVAIKRLTRGTPEEITGDFLSEIGIMGHVNHPNTAKLIGYGVEGGMHLVLELSPQGSLASVLYGSKVKLKWEVRYKIALGAAKGLQYLHEGCQRRIIHRDIKAANILLTEEFEAKICDFGLAKWLPESWTHHTISKFEGTFGYLAPEFLLHGIVDEKTDVFAFGVLLLELVTGRRALDYSQQSLVLWAKPLLKKNEIKGLVDPSLANDYNPLQMNLVLLAASLCIQRSSIRRPSMNQVLLLLNGDLCCLKYMKKSRMPFFRKAFREDIVNNIEDP; from the exons ATGAGGGAGAAGGTTGATACTTGTTCTCCCGTTGGAGTTCTTGAGGACTTCTTTAGGAGCTCAGATTCTGAAAGCTCTACCAAGGAGCCCAATCTGGACTTTGAAATCACCCAAAAATCAAAGGCAAATTCCAGGTGGAATGGACTTGTTCAATTGCTGAGAACAAAATCCAAGAGGTCTTTGGCCTCAATGCATCCTCTGTTGAAACTCTCAAAGAAAATGAGCAGTAGTATGAGGGAGATTATAACGCCAAAACTCGAGTCAGATTCCGAATACCCTTTCAAGTCACCATGGAAGAACTTCTCCCTTCATGAGCTCCAAGCTGCAACAAAGAATTTCAGCCAAG aaaatatgatcggaaaagGGGGTTATGCTGAAGTTTACAAGGGTTGTTTAGCAAATGGGCAATTTGTGGCAATCAAACGGCTAACCAGGGGAACGCCGGAGGAGATCACCGGCGACTTTTTATCGGAGATTGGAATCATGGGACATGTGAATCATCCTAATACTGCAAAGTTGATTGGATATGGAGTTGAAGGAGGGATGCACTTGGTTCTTGAATTGTCTCCACAAGGAAGCTTAGCTTCTGTGCTTTATG gtTCAAAGGTGAAGCTTAAGTGGGAGGTCAGGTACAAAATTGCATTAGGTGCAGCTAAGGGTTTACAGTATCTTCATGAGGGTTGTCAGAGGAGGATTATCCACAGAGATATTAAGGCTGCAAATATTTTGCTCACTGAGGAATTCGAGGCCAAG ATCTGTGACTTTGGTCTTGCAAAATGGCTGCCAGAGAGTTGGACTCACCACaccatttcaaaatttgaagGCACATTCGG CTACCTTGCTCCTGAGTTCCTATTGCACGGTATAGTAGATGAGAAAACTGATGTTTTTGCCTTTGGTGTGCTGCTGTTGGAACTAGTCACGGGGCGCCGAGCTCTAGATTACTCCCAACAAAGCCTTGTTTTGTGG GCAAAGCCCTTGCTGAAGAAGAATGAAATCAAAGGCTTGGTTGATCCTTCCCTAGCCAACGACTACAACCCTCTACAGATGAATCTCGTTTTGTTGGCTGCTTCGTTGTGCATACAACGATCCTCAATACGACGGCCTAGTATGAATCAG GTGTTACTACTTTTGAATGGCGATCTTTGCTGCTTGAAGTACATGAAGAAAAGCCGAATGCCATTTTTCCGAAAGGCATTTCGAGAAGACATCGTCAACAACATCGAAGACCCTTAA
- the LOC133736015 gene encoding autophagy-related protein 18g-like isoform X2 — MKKGKGRNNGGLLPSSLRIISSCLKTVSTNASTVASTVRSAGASVAASISASEDQKDQVTWAGFDRLELGHSAFKRVLLLGYQNGFQVFDVEDASNYSELVSKRDGPVSFLQMQPYPAASDDEEGFRASHPMLLVVAGDDTNGSGVVQNHSNLGGLGRDGHLESRPGNPFSSPTAVRFYSLRSHSYVHVLRFRSAVCMIRCSPRIVAVGLASQIYCFDALTLENKFSVLTYPVPQLAGQGSSGFNVGYGPMAVGPRWLAYASNSPLMSNTSRLGPHNLTPSPGVSPSTSPGNGSYVARYAMESSKQLAAGIINLGDMGCKTLYKYCQELLPDGSSSPVSSNSGWKVSRLAGTEMDSAGMVVVKDFVTRAVISQFKAHTSPISALCFDPSGTLLVTASIYGNNINIFRIMPSCKRNGSGVQNMNWSSSHVHLYKLHRGITSAMIQDICFSHYSQWVAIVSSKGTCHVFVLSPFGGDAGFQVQHSQGEEPTLYPVLSLPWWSTSSCIMSQQSFPPPPPVVLSVVSRIKYSSFGWLSTVNNAAGSTTGKVFVPSGAVAAVFHNSLSQSVQHSNSRAGTLEHLLVYTPSGHVVQHELQPRVGVEQSHSGLNTQTATYMHMQEEDLRVKVEPIQWWDVCRRSDWPEREDCILGINADRQDVAETIQSKSGSDGTYALEFLDLNGGVEGKRNLETHRSRNISNAEVQINSFRLPIWQKSKICFYTMECQGVDSFSGGEFEVEKVPVHEIEMRQKELLPVFHQFHSIKSSWNDRVLVGKNSNHSSSESHQAEGSSRRIEHSLDFDQINSDLPRSPIFQTLNCPERRANAILESSFQNHTSLGTLCAPSEHFKIIGSQVGSCAVLESKLLQVGRFCAEEGLSVKTIGMSEDTDLYTDQHASSTVLVTEGDSNLQRPIDLLQFFQEGHCKALEQNGCLSGVITDDSDGSQCDKGKPDDEENSEMLGGMFAFSDEG; from the exons atgaagaAAGGGAAGGGGAGGAACAACGGCGGCTTGTTGCCGAGCTCGCTGAGGATCATATCGTCGTGCCTCAAGACTGTTTCGACGAATGCCAGCACCGTCGCTTCTACGGTTCGCTCCGCCGGTGCGTCCGTCGCTGCTTCTATTTCTGCTTCCGAGGATCAGAAGGATCAG GTAACCTGGGCTGGCTTTGACAGGCTAGAGCTTGGTCATTCTGCCTTCAAACGCGTTCTGTTGCTTGGTTATCAGAATGGATTTCAAGTTTTTGATGTCGAGGATGCCTCTAACTACAGCGAACTGGTTTCAAAGCGTGATGGCCCAGTTTCGTTCTTACAGATGCAGCCCTATCCTGCAGCATCTGATGATGAGGAGGGATTTAGAGCTTCTCATCCTATGTTGCTGGTTGTTGCTGGAGATGACACCAATGGTTCAGGCGTTGTTCAAAATCACAGCAACTTGGGAGGCTTAGGAAGAGATGGTCATTTGGAGTCTCGGCCAGGAAACCCTTTCAGCTCTCCTACAGCTGTTCGGTTTTACTCGCTCAGGTCCCACAGTTATGTGCATGTTCTGAGATTTCGGTCTGCTGTCTGCATGATTAGATGCAGTCCTCGGATAGTAGCTGTTGGTCTTGCAAGTCAA ATATATTGCTTTGATGCGCTCACCCTCGAAAATAAATTCAGTGTTCTTACCTATCCTGTTCCTCAGCTAGCAGGACAAGGATCCTCTGGGTTTAACGTAGGTTATGGCCCAATGGCTGTGGGTCCTAGGTGGCTAGCTTATGCTTCCAACAGCCCACTCATGTCAAACACAAGTCGCTTAGGTCCCCACAATCTTACTCCTTCTCCAGGAGTTAGTCCATCTACATCACCTGGTAATGGTAGTTACGTGGCTCGTTATGCAATGGAGTCTAGTAAACAGCTGGCCGCTGGAATTATCAACCTGGGTGACATGGGATGCAAAACCTTGTACAAATACTGTCAAGAGCTCCTCCCAGATGGGTCTAGTTCTCCAGTATCATCAAATTCAGGCTGGAAAGTTAGCAGGCTTGCCGGAACAGAAATGGATAGTGCTGGGATG GTTGTTGTCAAAGATTTTGTTACCCGAGCTGTTATATCGCAGTTTAAAGCTCATACTAGTCCAATATCTGCACTGTGTTTTGATCCCAGTGGGACCCTTCTTGTTACTGCCTCAATATATGGAAATAACATTAATATTTTTCGGATAATGCCTTCATGCAAACGCAATGGATCAGGCGTTCAGAACATGAATTGGAGCTCGTCTCATGTGCATCTATACAAACTGCATCGTGGAATAACATCAGCT ATGATCCAGGACATTTGCTTCAGTCATTATTCTCAATGGGTTGCAATTGTTTCATCCAAGGGGACCTGCCATGTTTTTGTTTTATCCCCTTTTGGTGGTGATGCTGGATTTCAAGTTCAACATTCCCAGGGTGAAGAACCCACACTATATCCAGTTTtatctcttccttggtggtctACTTCTTCTTGCATCATGAGTCAACAATCTTTTCCACCCCCACCGCCTGTTGTTCTTTCAGTTGTGAGCAGAATAAAGTATAGTAGTTTTGGATGGCTTAGCACGGTCAACAATGCCGCTGGTTCCACAACAGGAAAGGTATTCGTACCATCAGGTGCTGTTGCGGCTGTTTTTCATAATTCCCTTTCTCAAAGTGTTCAGCACAGTAACTCAAGGGCTGGTACCTTGGAGCATCTATTAGTTTATACTCCATCAGGTCATGTAGTTCAACATGAACTTCAGCCAAGAGTAGGGGTAGAACAAAGTCATAGTGGTTTGAATACCCAGACAGCTACATACATGCACATGCAGGAGGAAGACCTGAGAGTGAAAGTTGAACCTATACAGTGGTGGGATGTATGCAGACGTTCAGATTGGCCAGAAAGAGAGGACTGTATTTTAGGAATTAATGCTGATCGTCAAGATGTGGCTGAAACAATTCAAAGTAAATCAGGTTCTGATGGTACTTATGCATTGGAGTTTCTTGACTTAAATGGTGGTGTTGAGGGGAAAAGGAACCTGGAAACGCATAGGTCCAGGAATATTTCTAATGCAGAGGTGCAAATAAATTCTTTCAGATTACCAATATGGCAAAAGTCGAAG ATTTGTTTTTATACAATGGAGTGTCAAGGAGTTGATAGTTTTTCTGGTGGAGAGTTTGAAGTTGAAAAAGTCCCTGTTCATGAAATTGAAATGAGACAGAAGGAATTGTTGCCTGTTTTTCACCAATTCCATAGCATCAAATCAAGCTGGAATGATAG AGTTCTAGTTGGAAAAAATTCAAATCATTCTTCGTCAGAATCTCATCAAGCTGAAG GTTCATCAAGAAGAATTGAGCATTCACTAGATTTCGATCAAATCAACAGTGATCTACCCCGCTCTCCCATTTTTCAGACTTTGAATTGCCCGGAAAGAAGAGCAAATGCTATTCTTGAGTCTTCATTTCAAAACCATACATCTCTCGGCACTCTGTGTGCTCCATCTGAACATTTTAAGATCATTGGTTCTCAAGTCGGGAGTTGTGCTGTATTAGAAAGTAAGCTTCTCCAAGTAGGTAGATTCTGTGCTGAAGAAGGCCTGTCAGTGAAAACAATTGGGATGAGTGAGGACACAGATTTATACACGGATCAACATGCTTCAAGTACTGTTCTTGTGACAGAGGGGGATTCCAATCTGCAGCGTCCAATAGATCTTTTGCAGTTTTTCCAGGAGGGGCATTGTAAGGCATTGGAGCAGAATGGATGCCTATCTGGAGTCATAACCGATGATAGTGATGGGAGCCAATGCGATAAGGGGAAACCTGACGATGAAGAAAATAGCGAAATGCTTGGAGGCATGTTCGCCTTTTCTGATGAAG GTTAA
- the LOC133736015 gene encoding autophagy-related protein 18g-like isoform X1 has protein sequence MKKGKGRNNGGLLPSSLRIISSCLKTVSTNASTVASTVRSAGASVAASISASEDQKDQVTWAGFDRLELGHSAFKRVLLLGYQNGFQVFDVEDASNYSELVSKRDGPVSFLQMQPYPAASDDEEGFRASHPMLLVVAGDDTNGSGVVQNHSNLGGLGRDGHLESRPGNPFSSPTAVRFYSLRSHSYVHVLRFRSAVCMIRCSPRIVAVGLASQIYCFDALTLENKFSVLTYPVPQLAGQGSSGFNVGYGPMAVGPRWLAYASNSPLMSNTSRLGPHNLTPSPGVSPSTSPGNGSYVARYAMESSKQLAAGIINLGDMGCKTLYKYCQELLPDGSSSPVSSNSGWKVSRLAGTEMDSAGMVVVKDFVTRAVISQFKAHTSPISALCFDPSGTLLVTASIYGNNINIFRIMPSCKRNGSGVQNMNWSSSHVHLYKLHRGITSAMIQDICFSHYSQWVAIVSSKGTCHVFVLSPFGGDAGFQVQHSQGEEPTLYPVLSLPWWSTSSCIMSQQSFPPPPPVVLSVVSRIKYSSFGWLSTVNNAAGSTTGKVFVPSGAVAAVFHNSLSQSVQHSNSRAGTLEHLLVYTPSGHVVQHELQPRVGVEQSHSGLNTQTATYMHMQEEDLRVKVEPIQWWDVCRRSDWPEREDCILGINADRQDVAETIQSKSGSDGTYALEFLDLNGGVEGKRNLETHRSRNISNAEVQINSFRLPIWQKSKICFYTMECQGVDSFSGGEFEVEKVPVHEIEMRQKELLPVFHQFHSIKSSWNDRVLVGKNSNHSSSESHQAEGKISEETVICHSNPASLSSTESSDGGSSRRIEHSLDFDQINSDLPRSPIFQTLNCPERRANAILESSFQNHTSLGTLCAPSEHFKIIGSQVGSCAVLESKLLQVGRFCAEEGLSVKTIGMSEDTDLYTDQHASSTVLVTEGDSNLQRPIDLLQFFQEGHCKALEQNGCLSGVITDDSDGSQCDKGKPDDEENSEMLGGMFAFSDEG, from the exons atgaagaAAGGGAAGGGGAGGAACAACGGCGGCTTGTTGCCGAGCTCGCTGAGGATCATATCGTCGTGCCTCAAGACTGTTTCGACGAATGCCAGCACCGTCGCTTCTACGGTTCGCTCCGCCGGTGCGTCCGTCGCTGCTTCTATTTCTGCTTCCGAGGATCAGAAGGATCAG GTAACCTGGGCTGGCTTTGACAGGCTAGAGCTTGGTCATTCTGCCTTCAAACGCGTTCTGTTGCTTGGTTATCAGAATGGATTTCAAGTTTTTGATGTCGAGGATGCCTCTAACTACAGCGAACTGGTTTCAAAGCGTGATGGCCCAGTTTCGTTCTTACAGATGCAGCCCTATCCTGCAGCATCTGATGATGAGGAGGGATTTAGAGCTTCTCATCCTATGTTGCTGGTTGTTGCTGGAGATGACACCAATGGTTCAGGCGTTGTTCAAAATCACAGCAACTTGGGAGGCTTAGGAAGAGATGGTCATTTGGAGTCTCGGCCAGGAAACCCTTTCAGCTCTCCTACAGCTGTTCGGTTTTACTCGCTCAGGTCCCACAGTTATGTGCATGTTCTGAGATTTCGGTCTGCTGTCTGCATGATTAGATGCAGTCCTCGGATAGTAGCTGTTGGTCTTGCAAGTCAA ATATATTGCTTTGATGCGCTCACCCTCGAAAATAAATTCAGTGTTCTTACCTATCCTGTTCCTCAGCTAGCAGGACAAGGATCCTCTGGGTTTAACGTAGGTTATGGCCCAATGGCTGTGGGTCCTAGGTGGCTAGCTTATGCTTCCAACAGCCCACTCATGTCAAACACAAGTCGCTTAGGTCCCCACAATCTTACTCCTTCTCCAGGAGTTAGTCCATCTACATCACCTGGTAATGGTAGTTACGTGGCTCGTTATGCAATGGAGTCTAGTAAACAGCTGGCCGCTGGAATTATCAACCTGGGTGACATGGGATGCAAAACCTTGTACAAATACTGTCAAGAGCTCCTCCCAGATGGGTCTAGTTCTCCAGTATCATCAAATTCAGGCTGGAAAGTTAGCAGGCTTGCCGGAACAGAAATGGATAGTGCTGGGATG GTTGTTGTCAAAGATTTTGTTACCCGAGCTGTTATATCGCAGTTTAAAGCTCATACTAGTCCAATATCTGCACTGTGTTTTGATCCCAGTGGGACCCTTCTTGTTACTGCCTCAATATATGGAAATAACATTAATATTTTTCGGATAATGCCTTCATGCAAACGCAATGGATCAGGCGTTCAGAACATGAATTGGAGCTCGTCTCATGTGCATCTATACAAACTGCATCGTGGAATAACATCAGCT ATGATCCAGGACATTTGCTTCAGTCATTATTCTCAATGGGTTGCAATTGTTTCATCCAAGGGGACCTGCCATGTTTTTGTTTTATCCCCTTTTGGTGGTGATGCTGGATTTCAAGTTCAACATTCCCAGGGTGAAGAACCCACACTATATCCAGTTTtatctcttccttggtggtctACTTCTTCTTGCATCATGAGTCAACAATCTTTTCCACCCCCACCGCCTGTTGTTCTTTCAGTTGTGAGCAGAATAAAGTATAGTAGTTTTGGATGGCTTAGCACGGTCAACAATGCCGCTGGTTCCACAACAGGAAAGGTATTCGTACCATCAGGTGCTGTTGCGGCTGTTTTTCATAATTCCCTTTCTCAAAGTGTTCAGCACAGTAACTCAAGGGCTGGTACCTTGGAGCATCTATTAGTTTATACTCCATCAGGTCATGTAGTTCAACATGAACTTCAGCCAAGAGTAGGGGTAGAACAAAGTCATAGTGGTTTGAATACCCAGACAGCTACATACATGCACATGCAGGAGGAAGACCTGAGAGTGAAAGTTGAACCTATACAGTGGTGGGATGTATGCAGACGTTCAGATTGGCCAGAAAGAGAGGACTGTATTTTAGGAATTAATGCTGATCGTCAAGATGTGGCTGAAACAATTCAAAGTAAATCAGGTTCTGATGGTACTTATGCATTGGAGTTTCTTGACTTAAATGGTGGTGTTGAGGGGAAAAGGAACCTGGAAACGCATAGGTCCAGGAATATTTCTAATGCAGAGGTGCAAATAAATTCTTTCAGATTACCAATATGGCAAAAGTCGAAG ATTTGTTTTTATACAATGGAGTGTCAAGGAGTTGATAGTTTTTCTGGTGGAGAGTTTGAAGTTGAAAAAGTCCCTGTTCATGAAATTGAAATGAGACAGAAGGAATTGTTGCCTGTTTTTCACCAATTCCATAGCATCAAATCAAGCTGGAATGATAG AGTTCTAGTTGGAAAAAATTCAAATCATTCTTCGTCAGAATCTCATCAAGCTGAAGGCAAGATCTCAGAAGAGACTGTTATTTGTCACTCAAACCCTGCATCACTTAGCTCCACAGAAAGCTCAGATGGGG GTTCATCAAGAAGAATTGAGCATTCACTAGATTTCGATCAAATCAACAGTGATCTACCCCGCTCTCCCATTTTTCAGACTTTGAATTGCCCGGAAAGAAGAGCAAATGCTATTCTTGAGTCTTCATTTCAAAACCATACATCTCTCGGCACTCTGTGTGCTCCATCTGAACATTTTAAGATCATTGGTTCTCAAGTCGGGAGTTGTGCTGTATTAGAAAGTAAGCTTCTCCAAGTAGGTAGATTCTGTGCTGAAGAAGGCCTGTCAGTGAAAACAATTGGGATGAGTGAGGACACAGATTTATACACGGATCAACATGCTTCAAGTACTGTTCTTGTGACAGAGGGGGATTCCAATCTGCAGCGTCCAATAGATCTTTTGCAGTTTTTCCAGGAGGGGCATTGTAAGGCATTGGAGCAGAATGGATGCCTATCTGGAGTCATAACCGATGATAGTGATGGGAGCCAATGCGATAAGGGGAAACCTGACGATGAAGAAAATAGCGAAATGCTTGGAGGCATGTTCGCCTTTTCTGATGAAG GTTAA